One stretch of Periplaneta americana isolate PAMFEO1 chromosome 1, P.americana_PAMFEO1_priV1, whole genome shotgun sequence DNA includes these proteins:
- the LOC138706078 gene encoding myb/SANT-like DNA-binding domain-containing protein 3, with protein MEEKKKRAPNFSQFEVGILLELVGNSASILENKSTDGSSLREKQATWLDLTSQFNAVPGVTKRSTQNLKVCYENLKRRLRKDLADEKVETYKTGGGKKNIKTTNIDPKLLEIMGHSVRPLQNAFDSDTSYQGDVLYDGSLSVVTTQYEVPSTSTAPEMEPVEQASTVSATVIQDITQRVNVQTPVDMVSPNIFQEKEVAHSKTPASSKQYQWNRRRMPQKPKPSCDAVADTFKKRISVLENQLRTMEEEHLKEIRIKNLKISVLRQKLKYWKKKILLIEMPTTVSSSFQLGHSVSFQPIFFQNVTHHLRSSSY; from the exons atggaagaaaaaaagaaaagagcaccgaacttctcacagttcgaagtgggaattcttttagaactcgtcgGCAATTCGGCATctatattagaaaataaaagtactgacggaagttctctaagagaaaagcaggctacctggttggatttaacctcacaattcaacgcTGTTCCAg GTGTAACAAAAAGGTCTACACAAAATCTAAAAGTATGCTATGAGAATTTAAAAAGACGTCTACGCAAAGACCTTGCAGATGAGAAAGTAGAGACATATAAGACTGGCGGAggaaaaaagaacattaaaacCACAAACATTGACCCTAAACTACTAGAAATTATGGGCCATTCTGTAAGACCCTTACAAAATGCCTTTGACTCTGATACTAGTTATCAGGGTGACGTTTTGTATGATGGTAGTTTGTCAGTAGTAACTACACAGTATGAGGTACCATCAACATCAACTGCTCCTGAAATGGAACCAGTTGAGCAGGCATCAACAGTATCAGCTACTGTAATACAGGACATCACACAGAGAGTAAATGTACAGACACCAGTCGATATGGTATCGCCTAATATCTTCCAAGAAAAGGAAGTGGCACACTCCAAGACCCCAGCCAGCTCCAAGCAGTACCAATGGAATCGTCGTCGGATGCCTCAAAAACCAAAACCTTCATGTGATGCTGTAGCTGACAcctttaaaaaaagaataagtgTACTGGAAAATCAATTACGAACGATGGAGGAAGAACATCTAAAAGAAATTAggataaaaaacttaaaaatttcagTGTTACGACAGAAACTAaaatactggaaaaaaaaaattctgttaattGAAATGCCTACCACTGTCTCTTCCAGTTTTCAACTGGGTCATTCCGTGTCATTTCAACCaatattctttcaaaatgtcACCCACCATCTCAGATCATCTTCGTATTAG
- the LOC138706074 gene encoding putative nuclease HARBI1, whose product MAARFDVLDGIEDEMMYLEHANHCGNNRIGVIVERGDPFEDLGDRKFEERFRLSKETVWWLVDQMNDRLEFPTNRNNPVSPMNRVLATLRSYATGAFNIVIGDTANIHRTTVQRITSEVSEIIASFFPRFIVFPARADLQNVMDGFHQIDGFPGVIGTIDCTHIRIQSPGGDNAEHFRNRKGYFSLNCQTISDHDLLIRDIVARWAGSVHDSTIFRNCARRAQFENGEIPHGYLLGDGGYACKPYLLTPLLNPLTPAEQRYNRAHIKTRNTVERQYGIWKRRFPILSVSLRCGLQKAMTVITATAVLHNIARSTSNEEPPEDPQMVRLLEELRGLRGPDIDDDEPVPQGELMQRNDAVPGRAFRQAIINQHFQ is encoded by the coding sequence atggcggcacgatttgacgtacttgatggaatcgaagatgaaatgatgtatcttgaacacgcaaatcactgcggaaataatagaattggtgttattgtagaaagaggagATCCTTTCGAAGATCTGGGAGACAGAAAATTTGAAGAGAGATTTCGACTGAGTAAAGAAACAGTGTGGTGGTTAGTGGACCAAATGAACGATAGGTTAGAGTTCCCTACCAACAGAAATAATCCCGTTTCTCCTATGAACAGAGTTTTGGCAACTTTACGATCGTATGCCACAGGTGCTTTTAATATTGTTATCGGGGACACTGCTAATATACATCGAACAACAGTGCAGCGTATCACCAGTGAAGTGTCGGAAATCATTGCATCGTTCTTTCCACGCTTCATTGTTTTTCCAGCAAGGGccgatttacaaaatgtaatggatGGATTTCATCAAATAGATGGATTTCCGGGTGtgataggaacaatagattgtacaCATATTAGAATTCAATCTCCTGGGGGAGACAACGCAGAACACTTCCGTAACAGGAAAGGTTATTTCTCTTTGAATTGTCAGACAATCAGTGATCACGATCTATTGATAAGGGATATTGTGGCAAGATGGGCAGGATCTGTGCATGATAGCACCATATTTCGTAACTGTGCTCGTAGAGCACAAtttgaaaatggtgaaataccgcATGGGTATTTATTAGGAGATGGAGGTTATGCCTGCAAACCATATTTATTAACTCCACTGTTAAATCCACTAACTCCAGCCGAACAGCGATATAATAGAGCACACATCAAAACAAGGAACACTGTAGAAAGGCAGTATGGTATATGGAAAAGAAGGTTTCCAATATTGTCAGTGAGTTTGAGATGTGGTCTGCAGAAAGCCATGACTGTAATAACGGCTACTGCAGTACTGCATAACATTGCCAGAAGCACCAGCAATGAAGAACCGCCTGAAGATCCACAGATGGTGCGACTACTAGAGGAGTTACGAGGTTTAAGAGGCCctgacattgatgatgatgaaccTGTTCCCCAAGGAGAGTTGATGCAGCGCAATGATGCTGTGCCTGGGAGAGCATTTCGTCAAGCTATAATTAACCAACATTTTCAATAA